A portion of the Rhodanobacter sp. AS-Z3 genome contains these proteins:
- a CDS encoding DUF2268 domain-containing putative Zn-dependent protease (predicted Zn-dependent protease with a strongly conserved HExxH motif) has translation MFKLIFDDPHRHLSNDDRQIAEEICADTATELRTLLPALPKMVRLRIASRGRVIPQLGFGARSNTKRSVSFSLDPTHPKGSAALLREHLRAALFHECHHLVRGWCFFGGTRRKRFIDGVVHEGLAVAFERDAAGHAAPWTQYPSDVRDWVDELLALPVYPILAKSYAKWMFHHPDGRLLIGYRAGLFIADRAIAASGLSAAELAQTSCEDILAMADIPLPPSSRWQALFRQPRAASSKG, from the coding sequence ATGTTCAAGTTGATTTTTGATGACCCACACCGTCATTTGTCGAACGACGATCGGCAAATTGCCGAGGAAATCTGCGCCGACACCGCCACGGAGCTGCGCACTCTTCTACCGGCATTGCCCAAGATGGTTCGCTTGCGTATCGCCAGCCGCGGACGCGTCATCCCTCAGCTTGGCTTCGGTGCCCGATCGAATACGAAGCGCAGCGTGTCGTTCTCGCTGGACCCCACTCATCCCAAGGGTAGCGCCGCCTTGTTGCGGGAGCATTTGCGCGCCGCGCTGTTCCACGAATGTCATCATCTGGTTCGTGGCTGGTGCTTTTTTGGCGGTACGCGACGCAAACGATTCATCGATGGCGTGGTTCATGAAGGTCTGGCTGTCGCGTTTGAACGCGACGCCGCAGGTCATGCCGCGCCCTGGACCCAGTACCCGAGCGACGTGCGCGATTGGGTCGATGAACTTCTGGCGCTGCCGGTCTACCCCATCCTTGCAAAGTCCTACGCCAAATGGATGTTTCATCATCCGGATGGGCGCCTGTTGATTGGCTATCGCGCCGGCTTGTTCATCGCCGACCGTGCCATCGCCGCGTCCGGCCTTTCGGCGGCGGAACTCGCGCAAACGTCTTGCGAAGACATCCTGGCCATGGCGGATATTCCTCTGCCGCCATCGTCACGATGGCAAGCCCTGTTCAGGCAACCTCGGGCAGCAAGCAGCAAAGGCTGA
- a CDS encoding isocitrate dehydrogenase, with amino-acid sequence MSKTIAVIPGDGIGPEIMTATLRVLDALDCGLTYDFIDAGMVALDKHGSLLPQATLDKIAEHKVALKGPLTTPIGGGFTSVNVTLRRHFDLYANVRPAVSFPGTKSRYENIDIITVRENTEGAYRSEGQTLSADGEIAESVARNTRKGSTRIVRYAFELAVKKGRKKITAVHKANILKTSSGLFLNVAREIAKEYPQIEFNEMIVDNTCMQLVMRPEQFDVIVTTNLFGDILSDLCAGLVGGLGLAPGDNIGEHAAIFEAVHGSAPDIAGKGIANPCALLLAAADMLDYLDMVAKGDQLRQAIRATMTDDRDSVTPDVGGKGSTSTFADALVKRIKG; translated from the coding sequence ATGAGCAAGACGATAGCCGTGATCCCCGGTGATGGCATTGGCCCGGAGATCATGACCGCCACGCTGCGCGTGCTCGACGCGCTGGACTGCGGCCTGACCTACGATTTCATCGACGCCGGCATGGTCGCGCTGGACAAGCACGGAAGTCTGCTGCCCCAGGCTACGCTGGACAAGATCGCCGAACACAAGGTGGCTCTTAAGGGCCCGCTGACCACCCCGATCGGTGGTGGCTTCACCTCGGTCAACGTCACCCTGCGCCGCCACTTCGACTTGTACGCCAACGTGCGCCCGGCGGTCAGCTTCCCGGGTACCAAGTCGCGCTACGAGAACATCGACATCATCACGGTGCGCGAAAACACCGAAGGTGCCTATCGTTCCGAAGGACAGACTTTGTCTGCCGATGGCGAGATTGCCGAGTCGGTCGCCCGCAATACGCGCAAGGGCAGCACCCGTATCGTGCGCTATGCGTTCGAGCTGGCGGTGAAGAAGGGTCGCAAGAAAATCACCGCCGTGCACAAGGCGAACATCCTGAAGACCAGCTCGGGCCTGTTCCTTAACGTGGCGCGCGAAATCGCCAAGGAATACCCGCAGATCGAGTTCAACGAGATGATCGTGGACAACACCTGCATGCAGCTGGTGATGCGCCCGGAGCAGTTCGACGTGATCGTCACCACCAACCTGTTCGGTGACATTCTGTCCGACCTGTGCGCTGGTCTGGTCGGTGGCCTCGGGCTGGCGCCGGGTGACAACATCGGCGAGCACGCGGCAATCTTCGAAGCCGTACATGGTTCGGCGCCCGACATCGCCGGCAAGGGCATCGCCAACCCGTGCGCGCTGCTGCTGGCCGCCGCCGACATGCTCGACTACCTGGACATGGTGGCCAAGGGTGACCAGCTGCGCCAGGCGATCCGCGCCACCATGACCGACGACCGTGACAGCGTCACGCCGGACGTCGGTGGCAAGGGCAGCACCAGCACCTTTGCCGATGCGCTGGTGAAGCGCATCAAGGGCTGA
- a CDS encoding carboxymuconolactone decarboxylase family protein, with translation MSDKLAEFSAFRQRMNDRILAEDNQVVRRFFALDTQTYKAGALDMKTKEMLGLVASMVLRCDDCISYHVAQCKQAGVQRNEFFEVFSVGLVVGGSIVIPHLRRAVDLLDQLESGEAGGSDACSDHA, from the coding sequence ATGAGCGACAAGCTTGCCGAATTCAGTGCGTTCCGCCAGCGCATGAACGATCGCATTCTGGCCGAGGACAATCAGGTCGTCCGACGTTTCTTCGCGCTCGATACGCAGACTTACAAGGCCGGCGCGCTGGATATGAAGACCAAGGAGATGCTCGGTCTGGTTGCATCCATGGTGTTGCGCTGCGACGACTGCATCAGCTATCACGTGGCGCAGTGCAAGCAGGCCGGCGTGCAGCGCAACGAGTTCTTTGAGGTGTTCAGCGTCGGGCTGGTGGTGGGTGGCTCGATCGTGATCCCGCATCTACGCCGCGCGGTGGATCTGCTTGACCAGCTCGAATCCGGCGAAGCGGGCGGAAGCGACGCCTGCAGCGATCACGCGTAA
- the grxC gene encoding glutaredoxin 3, whose protein sequence is MPKIEVYSTAVCPYCVSAKNLLKSKGLEWTEVRVDSDPVQRDAMLARSGGRRTVPQIFINDQHVGGYDDLVAADRSGKLAQLLEQGA, encoded by the coding sequence ATGCCCAAGATCGAGGTCTATTCGACCGCCGTGTGTCCTTACTGCGTGTCAGCGAAGAACCTGCTCAAGTCCAAGGGACTGGAGTGGACCGAAGTGCGCGTGGACAGTGACCCGGTCCAGCGTGACGCCATGCTGGCGCGCAGCGGTGGGCGCCGCACGGTGCCGCAAATCTTCATCAACGACCAGCACGTCGGCGGTTATGACGATTTGGTGGCAGCCGATCGCAGCGGCAAGCTGGCACAACTGCTGGAGCAGGGCGCATGA